In the genome of Thunnus maccoyii chromosome 15, fThuMac1.1, whole genome shotgun sequence, one region contains:
- the LOC121913659 gene encoding C-type lectin domain family 4 member E-like: MSTTGGGSVACEGMYSKLIDDEPGAYDNINHRSPDVGLGAHPVSPVRLTPRPSTPGPYRFTTICLATLCAVLLISIIAVTVHYKNKPQGGGEGTPTFQKQTQEADVSALTASISKLQQENIHLQKEVEELQAKLAATNAPEVETTAPIVCPTDWHLFNNSCYLISKSSEDWEESKSYCEREGAHLAIIHTAEEQTFLWDLLPRGHWNSFWFGITDEHTEDQWKWVDGTPLVGGFWEDGEPNNHINEDCGYIVKTRVLERVATKSWYDAPCSMFLPFICEKEMDASARVPH; this comes from the exons ATGTCGACCACCGGCGGCGGTTCCGTGGCCTGTGAGGGGATGTACTCCAAACTGATAGACGACGAGCCTGGCGCGTATGACAACATCAACCACCGCAGCCCAGATGTGGGACTCGGAG CCCACCCAGTCTCTCCAGTCAGACTGACCCCCAGGCCGAGCACCCCGGGGCCCTACCGCTTCACCACCATCTGCCTGGCTACGCTGTGTGCCGTCCTGCTGATCTCCATCATAGCTGTCACTGTACACT ATAAGAACAAACCTCAGGGTGGAGGTGAAGGGACCCCAACGTTCCAGAAGCAGACGCAGGAGGCAGATGTGTCGGCTCTGACCGCCTCCATCAGCAAACTGCAGCAGGAGAACATCCACCTGCAGAAAGAGGTGGAAGAGCTGCAGGCCAAACTGGCTGCCACTAACG ctccTGAGGTGGAGACGACGGCGCCTATTGTCTGCCCGACGGACTGGCATCTCTTTAACAACAGCTGTTACTTAATCTCCAAATCATCTGAGGATTGGGAGGAGAGCAAGTCTTACTGCGAGAGGGAAGGAGCTCACCTGGCCATCATCCACACGGCTGAGGAGCAG ACATTTCTGTGGGATCTACTTCCCAGAGGCCACTGGAACTCCTTCTGGTTTGGGATCACTGACGAGCACACAGAGGATCAGTGGAAGTGGGTCGATGGCACCCCGCTGGTTGGAGG TTTCTGGGAGGACGGCGAGCCCAACAACCACATCAACGAGGATTGTGGCTACATTGTGAAAACCCGTGTGCTGGAGCGAGTGGCGACAAAGAGTTGGTACGACGCCCCCTGCAGCATGTTCTTGCCCTTTATCTGTGAGAAGGAGATGGACGCCAGTGCCAGGGTGCCACACTGA